DNA from Flavobacteriales bacterium:
GCCGGCCGAGGCTTCTATGCGGACCGCGCAGCCGCCAGGCGCGGGCCCGACGCGCGCCCCTGAACGACGAACGGGCCTCGGCGCTTGCCTCGACCCGTCCGTCCCCCTTTGGTCCCCTAACCCCGGACCAGTGCGTTGACCTACTTGCTCAGCACCTTGAACTCGGTGCGCCGGTTGCGCGCATGCTCATCCTCCGTGCACTTCTCGCACACGCAGGCCTCACTCGGCCGGCTCTCCCCATAGCCACGGCTCACCAGGCGGTCCTTGGCGATACCCTTGCTGATCAGGTAGTCCACGGCGCTCTTGGCGCGCTTCTCCGACAGGTTCTTGTTGTAGGCATCCTTGCCGCGGCAATCGGTGTGGCTGCTCAGCTCGATGCGCACGGTGGGGTTGTCCACCAAGGTCTGCACCAGCTTGTCCAGTTCCACCGCGGCATCGGGACGGATGTTCCACTTGTTGTAGTCGTAGAAGATGTTGTCAAGCCTCACCACCTGGTCCACCTTGAGCGGATAGAGGCGGAAATCGGTGCGGATGACGGGGTTTGGATTGCCCTTGGTGCTGATGCGCGCCGTCTGCTTGAAATAGCCCTCCTTCTCTGCCGCCAGGCGATAGTCGCTCTCCTTCCGCAGCGGGAACCGGTAGGCGCCCGTTCCATCGGTCGTGGCCCGTGCGACCTCGGTGCCGCTGCCGTCCATGAGCACAACGGTGGCCCCGGCCAGGGGCTGGTTGATGTCTCCATCGTACACGGTGCCCTCTGCCGCGTAGTCGTACTTCTCCATCTCGATCACGATCTCCTCCAAGGGGTCATCGTTCGTGGCGACTGGCATCTCGGCCTCATTGTAGCCGATCGCGTTGGCCACCAGCACGTAGCGCTCGCGGTACTCGGCGTCGATGGTGAACCGGCCGCCGGGCTGCAGGTCGAGCTTGGCGCGCTGAACGGTGGAGCCCTTGCCGTCCTTTAGCACGATCATGGCATCCTCCACCGGCGCCTTGGTGGCCTTGTCGATCACGCGGCCGGCCAGGCGCATGAGCTGTGGCCGTATGGTGCACCCGTAGATGTCGTCGCTGCCAACGCCACCGGTGCGGTCGCTGGCGAAGAAGCCGACGCTGTCGTTGAGGAGCAGGAGGCTGTGGTCGTTGAACCGCGTGCTCATGGGGTAGCCCAGGTTGAACACGTTCCCCGGCCCATTGGCGCCGATGCGCGTGTAGAACAGGTCGAGCCCGCCGAGCCCGGGATGGCCGTTGCTGGCGAAGTAGAGCGTGCCGTTGCCCGCTATGAAGGGGTGCATCTCATCGCCGGCGGTGTTCACCTTGGGCCCCATGTTCTGGGGAGCGCCCCACTGATTGCCCAGGTTCTCGCAGAACCAGATGTCCACACCGCCCTCGCCGCCCGGCCGGTCGCTCGCGAAGTAGAGCCGTCGGCCATCAGGGCTCACGCAGGGATGGCCCGTGCTGTAGTCGGGGCTGTTGTGGTCGAAGGGCACCAGATTGCCCCATTCCGGCTGGCCGAACTCGCCCTTCACGATATCGGCGAAGTAGATGGCCAGGTTGAGCTCGCCGCGAGGGCTGCGGCTCACGGTGCCGTAGTACACGTTGTTGCGCGTGAAGTAGAGGCGCTGGGCCAGTGAATCGAAGCTGGCGGTGCCCTCGTGATAGCGCGTGTTGATGTGCTGCCTCATCACCAGCGGCTCCTCGGCCGTCTCCCCCTTGAGCATGGCGCTGTAGAGGTTGAGGAAGGGCTGGTCATCCCACGGGTAGGAGCTGCGGCCGCCGGGGCCCTCGCCCCGTGCGCTGCTGAAGAGCAGCAGCTCGCCCATCACGGTCATGCCGAGGTCCGCCTCGGCGCTGTTGATGGGCACGGTGCGGATGGTGGCGCTGGCGCTGTCGCGCTTGAGCCGGAAGAAGAGATCGGGAGTGCGCAGGTAGCCCTGCACGCGCTTGTCATCGGGGCGCTCCTTGGCGTATTGCTCGTATTGCTCCAGGGCCTCAGTGTACTTGCCATTGGCGCGGAGCTGGTCCGCGAAGCTCAGGAGGTCATCGGCGGTGCGGCCCGGTGCGATCATCAGGCGTCGGTAGGCGCCCTCGGCGCTGGGCGCATCGCCCAGCTTCCTGTAGGCGACGGCCAGCCTCCGCAGGATGGCGGCATCGCTCTGGCCCTTTGCATCGAGGTTCTCGTAGATCGCGGCCACTTTGCCGTAGTCGAAGACGTCGGCATAGCGGTCGGCCATGCGCTGCTGCAGCTTCTGCGCCTGCACGCCGCCCCCGGCCATCAGCAGTGCGGCGGCGATCAGCGTGTGAACGGTTGTCATGCGTGCCGTCATGGTCAGAAGTAACGGGGTGAACGGATGCCCTTGGCCGGCTTGCCCAGCTCAAGGCCGAGCATGATCTCGTGGCTTCCGCCGCTGTAGTTGCGCAGGGGCGAGAGCGGGAAGTCGTAGGCGTATCCGATGGTGAGGTCGTTGGTGATGTGGTACTGCGCCAGCGCGCCCACCGCGTCGGTGTGCCGGTACATGGCGCCCAGCCAGAACTTCTCGAAGAAGAGCACGTTGGCGCTGAGGTCGAAGCTCACCGGCGCGCCCTGCACCGCCTTCACCAGGAAAGTGGGCTTGAACTTGTGGTAAAGGCCCAGGTCGAACACGTAGCCGCCAGAGAGGAAATAATGCGGGCGCTGGCCAGGCTGGCTGACGAAGGCGAGCGAATCGGTCTGGAAGAACTCGGTGCGCAGCAGCTTGGGCGTGCTGATGCCGAGGTAGTGCCGGTCGCTGTACCACATGATGCCGAAGCCGAACTGGGGGTCGAGCTTGGTGTTCACGTTCTGCTGGAACACCTGGTCGCCCGCGGTGAGCGGGTTCAGCTCGGTGAAACGGCCTTGGAACAGGTTCAGTCCGCCCTTGAGGCCGAAGGCGAGCTTGCTCTCCCCGAGGAACATCCGATAGGCGGCATCCACCATGAAGGTGTATTGGGTGATGGGCCCGTGGGCATCGCGCATGATGGTGCCTCCCAAGGCGAAGCTCTCGTTGAACACAGGGCTATGCGCCGTAAGCGTCTGCGTTGTGGGTGCGCCTTCGAAGCCGACCCATTGGTGGCGGGTGAGCGCCTTCAGGCTCACCCTGTCGCTGCTGCCCGCGTAGGCCGGATTCAGGGCCAGCAGGTTGAACATGTACTGCGTGAACTGCGGGTCCTGCTGAGCGAAGAGCGCGGTGCCGAGGAAGAGCGCGAGCGCCGTCC
Protein-coding regions in this window:
- a CDS encoding carboxypeptidase regulatory-like domain-containing protein, which gives rise to MTTVHTLIAAALLMAGGGVQAQKLQQRMADRYADVFDYGKVAAIYENLDAKGQSDAAILRRLAVAYRKLGDAPSAEGAYRRLMIAPGRTADDLLSFADQLRANGKYTEALEQYEQYAKERPDDKRVQGYLRTPDLFFRLKRDSASATIRTVPINSAEADLGMTVMGELLLFSSARGEGPGGRSSYPWDDQPFLNLYSAMLKGETAEEPLVMRQHINTRYHEGTASFDSLAQRLYFTRNNVYYGTVSRSPRGELNLAIYFADIVKGEFGQPEWGNLVPFDHNSPDYSTGHPCVSPDGRRLYFASDRPGGEGGVDIWFCENLGNQWGAPQNMGPKVNTAGDEMHPFIAGNGTLYFASNGHPGLGGLDLFYTRIGANGPGNVFNLGYPMSTRFNDHSLLLLNDSVGFFASDRTGGVGSDDIYGCTIRPQLMRLAGRVIDKATKAPVEDAMIVLKDGKGSTVQRAKLDLQPGGRFTIDAEYRERYVLVANAIGYNEAEMPVATNDDPLEEIVIEMEKYDYAAEGTVYDGDINQPLAGATVVLMDGSGTEVARATTDGTGAYRFPLRKESDYRLAAEKEGYFKQTARISTKGNPNPVIRTDFRLYPLKVDQVVRLDNIFYDYNKWNIRPDAAVELDKLVQTLVDNPTVRIELSSHTDCRGKDAYNKNLSEKRAKSAVDYLISKGIAKDRLVSRGYGESRPSEACVCEKCTEDEHARNRRTEFKVLSK
- a CDS encoding type IX secretion system membrane protein PorP/SprF, encoding MRQAKRWMGTALALFLGTALFAQQDPQFTQYMFNLLALNPAYAGSSDRVSLKALTRHQWVGFEGAPTTQTLTAHSPVFNESFALGGTIMRDAHGPITQYTFMVDAAYRMFLGESKLAFGLKGGLNLFQGRFTELNPLTAGDQVFQQNVNTKLDPQFGFGIMWYSDRHYLGISTPKLLRTEFFQTDSLAFVSQPGQRPHYFLSGGYVFDLGLYHKFKPTFLVKAVQGAPVSFDLSANVLFFEKFWLGAMYRHTDAVGALAQYHITNDLTIGYAYDFPLSPLRNYSGGSHEIMLGLELGKPAKGIRSPRYF